CAAAGATTTTGCTCAAGCTCTATTCAATCCAGACAAAATAAATGATTTATTGCGCAAAGAGCTACAACAGGCTGTTAATAACTTGCTAGAAGCTGAGTTGACTGCCTTTCTAGGCTATGATCCCTATGCCAGAAATGGCTGGAATACTGGCAATTCTAGAAATGGTGCTTATTTCCGCAAGGTTGATACCCAGTTTGGACCAATTGAAGTGCAAGTGCCTCGAGACCGCAACGGTCAGTTTCATCAGCACACGCTGCCTGACTACAAGCAGCACTCTGATGTTTTGGAAAGCACGATTATCAAGCTATACTCCAAAGGCGTAACTACCAGAGAAATCGCTGACTTGATTGAGAAAATGTATGGCAGTCATTATAGTCCAGCTCAAGTATCAAATATTTCCAAGCAGATGCTCCCCAAGATTGAGGCTTATCACAAGCGCAAGCTAAGCGACAAGTTTTTCTGTGTCTATTTGGATGCGACATACCTTCCTTTGCGCCGAGAAACGTTTGAGCGTGAAGCAGTATATATTGCCATTGGCATTAAACCTAATGGACATAAGGAAGTCATTGACTACTGCATTGCTCCTAGTGAGAACATTGAAGTTTGGACAGAGATGCTTCAAAACATGAAGTCCAGAGGCTTGAAGCAAGTTGAGCTTTTTCTTTCTGATGGTGTTGTTGGCATGAAAACAGCCTTGGCCAGGACTTATCCTAAAGCTCATTTTCAACGCTGCCTGGTTCATGTCATGCGCAATATCTGCGCTAAAGTACGCGTCGACGATCGTGAAAAGATCATGAACGAATTCAAGCAGATACATCAACAGACAAGCAAAAAAGAAGCTGCAGCTGTCTTGCACAAATTCTATGCCAAATGGAATAAAGCTTATAGCCATGTCATCAAAGGTTTGAAGGAAATTGAGCCCGATCTGCTAGTCTTCTACAATTATCCCAAACAAATCAGAGCTTCAATTTATTCAACCAATATGATTGAATCCTTTAACAACGTCATCAAGCGTAAAGCTAAGCCTAAGGCAGAATTTCCAACTGAACAGTCGCTTGATGCATTTATTGGCATCCAGGCAATGAGCTACAATGACCGTTATTTCAATCGAATTCATAAAGGCTTTGGTCAGGTTCAGGACACCTTAGAATCCTACTTTGATTAAATAAATAATTAAAAAATCAATTTACGAGAAAGATCTATTTACACAAAAGATTTGACAGTTTCAATTATGACAACAGTATATTTTGTAAGACATGCTCAACCTGATTTATCAGTTCATGATGATTTAACACGTCCTTTGACAGAAAAGGGGTTGCAAGATAGAAAAAAAGTAACTGATTACTTTAGAGATAAACACATCGACCAAGCTTTTTCTAGTCCATTCAAGCGTGCAATTGATACAATTCAACCAGTTATAGACGAGAAGGAACTAACATTATCATCTATTTCTGACTTTAGAGAAAGAAAAATTGGTGATGAGTGGATTTCTAATTTTCATGAATATTGTAAAAGACAGTGGGAAGATTTTGATTATAAGCTAAAAAATGGCGAATCTTTAAAAGAGACGCAGAAGAGAAATGTTGCAGCTTTGAAGCTAGTTTTGTCCAAATATCAAGATCAAACTATGATTATTGGTGGACATGGTACAGCAATTGGATCAGTAATTAATTACTATGATCCAAACTTTAAATATGAAGCCTTTGCTATGATCCAGCCAAAGAATCCATTTATTGTGAAAATGAACTTTGATGGAGAAAAATATTTGGAGTATAAAGTAGTTACTTTTTAGTAAAAAGATAATCTCATAAAGTAAAAATGGTAAATCAAGGTACTAATAACCAGATTTACCATTTTTTTATTTGTTATATTATAGCTTATGTTAAATTTTATCCTGAGCAATGAAATTATCATAAATGGTTTTGATAACTACTTCTTCATCTTGCCGTCTGGTACCAATCATAATTGAGATTTGGGATGCACCCTGGTTAATCATTTGAATGGAGATGTTCTTTTTACCAAGAGGGTAAAGCAGGCTAGCACATAAAGTCAGCTTGTCCTTCATCCCTTCACCTACCACCATTGTGATCGCATAATCATCAATCCACTGCATTTGATCAGGATTTAGACTAGTTTGAATTTCATTACAGATAACATCAATTAACTGATCAGTTAGGACATCTTTTTTGAAAATAATGGTAATATCATCAATTCCAGATGGCATATGTTCATATGAAACGTGATGTTTTTGCAAAATTTCCATTAACTTCAAGGTGAAACCAGCACCTTTATTTAACATATATTTTCTTAAATAAAGGGCCGCGAAGTTTTTGCCTCCGGCAATACCTGTGATTGTGTGTTTAGGTATAAAGCCGTCCTCTGGTACGATCATTGTCCCAGGTTTTTCTGGAGCATTAGTATTTTTAACATTGACAGGAATTTCGCCTTGAATAGCAGGAATTAAGGCTTCATCGTGAAAGACGGAAAATCCCGCATAAGATAGTTCCCGCATTTCTTGATAAGTCATTCTTTTAATTGGCTTGGGCTGATCAACGATATGGGGATTGGCTGAAAAAATAGCATCGACATCGGTGAAGTTTTCATAAAGATCAGCGTTTAACCCCCTAGCTAGAATAGCACCGGTAATGTCAGAACCACCGCGAGAGAAAGTAGCAATATGTCCTGATGGTGTAATGCCATAGAAGCCAGGAAAAATGATCTTTTCATCTTTTGCAGCCTTAATTCTTTTTAAGTTCACATAAGTTTCAGGATTGACTTCAGCATTATTAGAAGTGCCAGTGACAATTAAACCTACATCTTTTGGCTCTAAAAATCGTGCTTTAATTCCTTGATGATTTAAAATTTTAGCAATCAAAATTGCATTAAGACGTTCTCCGTGTGCTTTAAAGGTTGCCATGCGGTAGTCATTATTAGGGTAACTTAGCTTCGGCAATGTAAGTAGAAGCTGCTTAATATCCTCTAATTCTGCTTCAGGCAGCTCAAAATATTGGGCAATTAATTCATAACGCTTAAAAATACGGGTAGCGATGTCTTGATAATTATTACTCCTCAAGCTCATATATGCGTAAGTGATCATTAGATCGGTTACTTTAATATCATCCTCAGTTCTTTTGCCCGGTGCTGAGACTACAACGACTTGTCTTTCGGGATCGGCATTAATAATACTTAGGGCCTTATCTACGCTATTACCTGAGGCTAGGGAAGAACCTCCAAATTTAACAACTTTCATATCTATTTTTCCTTAACTATTATTTCAAATCTAAAATTGAACTGATTTCTTTTTCCATATCATTTGGTTCAATAATTTTTTCGGTCTTGGGTTCACGATCAAAAAGGGCACGCACACCGATTGATAATTGACCGCCTAATTCATCAAGCAATTCTTTAATTGCACCGACGCCAGTTTGCATACTAGGACCACCAGTGATGGCTTCATACACCGTTTCTGGGAACTTATATGGACTGGCTGTTGAAACAATGACCATTGGGGTTTGATCGCCGGTCTTCTTTTGATATTGATTTGCTACAAAAGAGCCAACAGCAGTATGTGGATCAATTACATAGCGGTCATAATTGTAGACCCGTTTGATTTCTGATTTAACCTCTTCTTCTGTTGCAAAACCAGCTGCAAAATTTTTTTGTAATTTAGTGAAAACTTCACCGCTAACTTGATAATGACCGCGTTGAGTCAATTGATTCATTAAACTAGCGACTTCATAGTTATTTTCGTCATAAAGGTCAAATAAAAGTCGTTCCAAATTGCTGGAAACTAGGATATCCATTGCTGGTGCATTGGTTAAATGGAACTTACGTCGCTTATCGTAGACACCATTATTAAAGAAATCAGTCAATACATTGTTTTCATTAGATGCACAAATCAACTTTTTAATAGGCAAACCTAATTTCTTAGCATAATATCCAGCTAGGATGTCACCAAAGTTACCTGTTGGCACAGCAAAGTTAACTTCGTCTCCTAGTTTAATTTCTTGTCTGCGTACTAATTGTCCATAGGTGTAGAGGTAGTAAGAAATTTGCGGAACCAGACGACCAATATTCATCGAATTAGCTGAAGAAAATTGATAGCCATTAGCATTAAGTCGGTTTTTGAAAGAATCATCGTTGAAGATTTTTTTAACTTCAGTTTGAGCATCGTCAAAGTTACCTTTGATTGCAATTGCACGCAAATTGTTGCCGCGTTGGCTGAGCATTTGCTTAAGTTGAACAGGACTAACGCCACCTTCAGGATAAAAGACTATGACATCGGTACCCTTTTGATTAGCAAAGCCACGCATTGATGCCGTACCAGTATCGCCAGAAGTAGCGGTTAAAATAATAATATCTTTATCAATCTTTTCAATTTGAACAGCTCTGGTCATTAATTGTGGCAACATTTGCAAAGCTATATCTTTGAAGGCAAGGGTAGGACCGTGAAAAAGCTCCATGTAAAAACGGTTATCGTGCTTTTCGATTGGAACAATGCTGCGATCATCCCATTGTTCACTATAAGCGCTTTGAACTGCAGTGGTGATTTGCTCCTTAGTAAAGTCATCAAAGAATAAGCTAATAACCATGGCAGCGATTTGCTTGTAGGAAAGTTTGGATAAATCTTCTAACTTAAAATTAGCTTGAGGAAAGGCAACAGGCACGTAAAGCCCACCGTCTTGAGCCAAGCCTTGAATAATTGCTTGAGGTGCAGTTAAAGTGTTTTCTTTTGAACCTCTAGTACTACGATATTGCATAAACAATCTTCCTATCTTATGAAATATTAATATTATAACTATTGTACCTTGATTAGCAGCTATGATACAATCATAAAAATAAGAAAATCATTAAAAAGAGGATAAGATCAAATGGCCATCAAAATTGCATTGCTTGGATTAGGAACAGTTGGTTCAGGTGTTTTAAAAATAATTAAAAATAATAAAAAGAAGATTAGACAAACAAGTGGTGAAGAAATCATCATTGAAAAAGCTCTAGTACGTAATCCAGAAAAACATCGTAATTTAGTTAACGAAGTGATGCTAACTACAGATTTCGATTCGATTTTGCAAGATCCCGAAATTAAAATCGTAGTTGAATTAATAGGTGGGCTTCATCCTGCTAAGGAATATATTACTGCAGCAATCAATGCTGGAAAAAATGTAGTTACGGCCAATAAAGACTTAATGGCAACTTTTGGTTCGGAATTGATTAATTTAGCTGCAAGTAAAAAGTGTGATTTAATGTATGATGCTAGCGTTGCAGGCGGGATCCCTATTTTGCGGACCTTGGCTACCTCTTATTCCAGTGACATTATTTCCGAAATTCAAGGAATTATTAATGGTACGACGAATTATATTTTGTCACAAATGGGGGAAAAGGGACTAAGCTACGAGGAAGCGCTGAAAAATGCTCAAGAGCTGGGCTTTGCGGAGGCTGATCCCACTAACGATGTTACAGGTAAAGATGCAGCATACAAGATTGTAATTTTAAGCAAGTTTGCTTTTGGTACCAAGATTAGTATTGATGATTTTACTATTCAAGGGATTAATAATCTAAAGGATTTTGACATTAAACAGGCTCAGAAGTTAGGCTATGTCATTAAGCTGGTTGGGATTGCCAAAAATATTAATGGTAAATTATTTGTAGAAGTTGCTCCATGTTTGTTGCCAGAAAATGCGATTATGGCGCATATTAAAAATGAACTAAATGCTTTACAAATTAAGAGCCAAAGCCTAGGAACAGCAGTATTCACAGGCCCTGGTGCGGGTAGCTCTGCAACGGCTAATTCAGTCATGAGTGATGTGATTACTGAAATAAAAAACGTAGTGAAAAAGACCACCGGTCAGCCATTTAGTAATTTCTCCCATGTTATGCAATTAACAAGTTCGGAGGATGTGAAGTATTCCTATTATTTATCTTTCGAAGCAGAAGAGACCTTGTTTGATTTGAGTAAATTACTCTCTGATTTGGAAATTCCGGTTCGTGAGATTAAACAAGTACAATCAAGAATTGTAGTTGTAACCGAAAATATTAGTCGACAACAGCTCCAAGATTTAGCAATTCAAGATCAATATTTAAAAGCTAGCTATAAGATTTTACAGTAAAGGAAGGGAGAAAAAATGATTATTAAAGCACCAGCTTCAACGGCAAATTTGGGCCCTGGCTTTGATTCACTTGGCATGGCGGTTTCACTTTATTTGGAAGTAGAAGTTTTAAGC
This is a stretch of genomic DNA from Lactobacillus crispatus. It encodes these proteins:
- a CDS encoding homoserine dehydrogenase: MAIKIALLGLGTVGSGVLKIIKNNKKKIRQTSGEEIIIEKALVRNPEKHRNLVNEVMLTTDFDSILQDPEIKIVVELIGGLHPAKEYITAAINAGKNVVTANKDLMATFGSELINLAASKKCDLMYDASVAGGIPILRTLATSYSSDIISEIQGIINGTTNYILSQMGEKGLSYEEALKNAQELGFAEADPTNDVTGKDAAYKIVILSKFAFGTKISIDDFTIQGINNLKDFDIKQAQKLGYVIKLVGIAKNINGKLFVEVAPCLLPENAIMAHIKNELNALQIKSQSLGTAVFTGPGAGSSATANSVMSDVITEIKNVVKKTTGQPFSNFSHVMQLTSSEDVKYSYYLSFEAEETLFDLSKLLSDLEIPVREIKQVQSRIVVVTENISRQQLQDLAIQDQYLKASYKILQ
- a CDS encoding aspartate kinase → MKVVKFGGSSLASGNSVDKALSIINADPERQVVVVSAPGKRTEDDIKVTDLMITYAYMSLRSNNYQDIATRIFKRYELIAQYFELPEAELEDIKQLLLTLPKLSYPNNDYRMATFKAHGERLNAILIAKILNHQGIKARFLEPKDVGLIVTGTSNNAEVNPETYVNLKRIKAAKDEKIIFPGFYGITPSGHIATFSRGGSDITGAILARGLNADLYENFTDVDAIFSANPHIVDQPKPIKRMTYQEMRELSYAGFSVFHDEALIPAIQGEIPVNVKNTNAPEKPGTMIVPEDGFIPKHTITGIAGGKNFAALYLRKYMLNKGAGFTLKLMEILQKHHVSYEHMPSGIDDITIIFKKDVLTDQLIDVICNEIQTSLNPDQMQWIDDYAITMVVGEGMKDKLTLCASLLYPLGKKNISIQMINQGASQISIMIGTRRQDEEVVIKTIYDNFIAQDKI
- the thrC gene encoding threonine synthase — its product is MQYRSTRGSKENTLTAPQAIIQGLAQDGGLYVPVAFPQANFKLEDLSKLSYKQIAAMVISLFFDDFTKEQITTAVQSAYSEQWDDRSIVPIEKHDNRFYMELFHGPTLAFKDIALQMLPQLMTRAVQIEKIDKDIIILTATSGDTGTASMRGFANQKGTDVIVFYPEGGVSPVQLKQMLSQRGNNLRAIAIKGNFDDAQTEVKKIFNDDSFKNRLNANGYQFSSANSMNIGRLVPQISYYLYTYGQLVRRQEIKLGDEVNFAVPTGNFGDILAGYYAKKLGLPIKKLICASNENNVLTDFFNNGVYDKRRKFHLTNAPAMDILVSSNLERLLFDLYDENNYEVASLMNQLTQRGHYQVSGEVFTKLQKNFAAGFATEEEVKSEIKRVYNYDRYVIDPHTAVGSFVANQYQKKTGDQTPMVIVSTASPYKFPETVYEAITGGPSMQTGVGAIKELLDELGGQLSIGVRALFDREPKTEKIIEPNDMEKEISSILDLK
- a CDS encoding IS256 family transposase yields the protein MNDFTKDFAQALFNPDKINDLLRKELQQAVNNLLEAELTAFLGYDPYARNGWNTGNSRNGAYFRKVDTQFGPIEVQVPRDRNGQFHQHTLPDYKQHSDVLESTIIKLYSKGVTTREIADLIEKMYGSHYSPAQVSNISKQMLPKIEAYHKRKLSDKFFCVYLDATYLPLRRETFEREAVYIAIGIKPNGHKEVIDYCIAPSENIEVWTEMLQNMKSRGLKQVELFLSDGVVGMKTALARTYPKAHFQRCLVHVMRNICAKVRVDDREKIMNEFKQIHQQTSKKEAAAVLHKFYAKWNKAYSHVIKGLKEIEPDLLVFYNYPKQIRASIYSTNMIESFNNVIKRKAKPKAEFPTEQSLDAFIGIQAMSYNDRYFNRIHKGFGQVQDTLESYFD
- a CDS encoding histidine phosphatase family protein, with the translated sequence MTTVYFVRHAQPDLSVHDDLTRPLTEKGLQDRKKVTDYFRDKHIDQAFSSPFKRAIDTIQPVIDEKELTLSSISDFRERKIGDEWISNFHEYCKRQWEDFDYKLKNGESLKETQKRNVAALKLVLSKYQDQTMIIGGHGTAIGSVINYYDPNFKYEAFAMIQPKNPFIVKMNFDGEKYLEYKVVTF